The following proteins are encoded in a genomic region of Haloarcula marina:
- a CDS encoding calcium-translocating P-type ATPase, PMCA-type — translation MDPPAHSRPVADVFERLESGDDGLSGAEARRRREEYGPNAVTQAAGRSLLTILASQFRSVLIYVLVVAAALSLWTGHAVDAVLIAVIVLANGLFGFVQDYRAEASLAALRELTAPTAIVRRDGTTEEVTATEIVPGDVVELTGGDVVPADCRLVSVTGLEADESALTGESVPVGKHTPPVPADTPLAERTPMVYKGTNVTRGRGVAVVTATGMDTEVGAIAAELAGTETTETPLQRELDSLGRKLGVGVVILAALVVPLLLAQGTDPFQAALTAVSLAVAAVPEGLPAVVTLTLALGVRRMADENALVRRLPAVEALGGVDVICTDKTGTLTRGQMSVSRMWVNDGVVDFGGPSEAEVTVPDRVELLLRGAALCNDATPDDEDGDPTERALVDAAESAGIDVAALRDANPRTDEIPFSSERKWMGTVHDDRAYVKGAPEVVLSKAGRVVTGAGVEEMTDERRERVREQVRAFADDALRVLAVAYADDADGEDDLTGGLVFVGLVGLIDPAREEVADAIAATKRAGIDVKMVTGDNVRTAAAIADSLGMDTEVMEGRELAAMDDEELRERVESVDVFARTAPEHKVRILRALQANGHRVAMTGDGVNDAPALKNADIGVAMGIRGTDVAKQASDIVLLDDNYATIERAIERGRAIFDNVWKFVAYLLSANVAEVAIVFIGSLFGYLVLPAVQLLWINLLTDGLPAVALGADPASEDVMDRPPRDPDRGIVGRGMLGLMAGIGTVSTAVMLGLLFLTLDGARAVTPYAMTMVFTGFVAIEFEKLYVIRWLGETPTFSNPWLAGAIAVSAVLQLAVLYTPLNEYFGTVPLGLADWGLLAGTLLLALPGYLAVAAYVRRRSRTR, via the coding sequence GTGGACCCGCCAGCACACTCTCGGCCGGTCGCGGACGTGTTCGAGCGCCTCGAATCCGGGGATGACGGCCTCTCGGGGGCGGAGGCGCGTCGCCGACGCGAGGAGTACGGCCCGAACGCCGTCACGCAGGCGGCGGGCCGGTCGCTCCTCACGATTCTCGCCAGCCAGTTCCGGAGCGTCCTCATCTACGTTCTCGTGGTCGCCGCCGCGCTGTCGCTGTGGACCGGGCACGCCGTCGACGCCGTACTCATCGCCGTCATCGTCCTCGCCAACGGCCTGTTCGGGTTCGTACAGGACTACCGGGCCGAGGCGAGTCTCGCCGCGTTGCGGGAACTCACCGCACCGACGGCGATAGTCCGTCGGGACGGAACCACCGAGGAGGTGACCGCGACGGAGATAGTGCCCGGCGACGTGGTGGAACTGACGGGCGGCGACGTGGTCCCGGCGGACTGTCGCCTCGTCTCGGTGACGGGTCTCGAAGCCGACGAGTCGGCCCTCACCGGAGAGAGCGTGCCCGTCGGCAAGCACACGCCCCCGGTTCCCGCGGACACGCCGCTGGCGGAACGAACGCCGATGGTGTACAAGGGGACGAACGTCACCCGCGGACGGGGCGTCGCCGTCGTCACTGCGACGGGGATGGACACCGAAGTCGGCGCTATCGCGGCGGAACTCGCGGGGACGGAGACGACGGAGACGCCGCTCCAGCGCGAACTCGACTCGCTCGGTCGGAAACTCGGCGTCGGCGTCGTGATTCTGGCGGCGCTCGTCGTCCCGTTACTGCTCGCGCAGGGCACGGACCCGTTTCAGGCCGCGCTGACCGCCGTCTCGCTGGCCGTCGCCGCCGTCCCCGAGGGCCTCCCCGCCGTCGTGACGCTGACGCTGGCACTCGGGGTGCGACGGATGGCCGACGAGAACGCCCTGGTCCGGCGGCTACCGGCGGTCGAAGCGCTCGGTGGCGTCGACGTCATCTGCACCGACAAGACGGGAACGCTCACCCGCGGGCAGATGAGCGTCAGTCGGATGTGGGTCAACGACGGCGTGGTCGACTTCGGCGGGCCGTCCGAAGCGGAGGTGACGGTTCCGGACCGCGTCGAGTTGCTGTTGCGCGGGGCGGCGCTGTGCAACGACGCGACGCCGGACGACGAGGACGGCGACCCGACCGAACGCGCCCTCGTCGACGCCGCGGAGTCGGCCGGTATCGACGTGGCCGCCCTGCGCGACGCCAATCCCCGCACCGACGAAATTCCGTTCTCCTCTGAGCGCAAGTGGATGGGTACGGTCCACGACGACCGGGCGTACGTCAAGGGCGCGCCGGAAGTCGTCCTCTCGAAGGCCGGTCGCGTCGTGACCGGAGCGGGCGTCGAGGAGATGACCGACGAGCGCAGAGAGCGGGTCCGTGAGCAGGTCCGAGCCTTCGCTGACGACGCCCTTCGCGTGTTGGCCGTCGCCTACGCGGACGACGCCGACGGCGAGGACGACCTGACCGGCGGCCTCGTCTTCGTCGGCCTCGTCGGCCTCATCGACCCCGCCCGAGAGGAGGTAGCCGACGCCATCGCGGCGACGAAACGGGCGGGCATCGATGTGAAGATGGTGACCGGAGACAACGTCCGGACCGCGGCCGCTATCGCCGACTCGCTGGGGATGGACACCGAGGTGATGGAGGGCCGGGAACTCGCGGCGATGGACGACGAGGAGTTGCGAGAGCGCGTCGAGTCCGTCGACGTGTTCGCCCGCACCGCGCCAGAACACAAGGTCAGAATCCTCCGGGCGTTACAGGCCAACGGGCACCGCGTGGCGATGACCGGCGACGGCGTCAACGACGCGCCGGCGCTGAAGAACGCCGACATCGGCGTCGCGATGGGGATCCGCGGGACGGACGTGGCGAAACAGGCCAGCGATATCGTCCTCCTGGACGACAACTACGCGACCATCGAACGGGCCATCGAACGCGGCCGCGCCATCTTCGACAACGTCTGGAAGTTCGTCGCGTACCTCCTGAGCGCCAACGTCGCGGAGGTGGCTATCGTCTTCATCGGGTCGCTGTTCGGTTATCTCGTCCTGCCCGCCGTGCAGTTGCTCTGGATAAACCTGCTCACCGACGGCCTACCGGCGGTGGCGCTCGGCGCGGACCCGGCCAGCGAGGACGTGATGGACCGGCCGCCGCGCGACCCCGACCGCGGCATCGTCGGCCGGGGCATGCTGGGCCTGATGGCGGGTATCGGGACGGTGTCGACGGCGGTGATGCTCGGCCTCCTGTTCCTGACGCTCGACGGGGCGCGGGCGGTGACGCCGTACGCGATGACGATGGTGTTCACCGGATTCGTCGCCATCGAGTTCGAGAAACTGTACGTCATCCGATGGCTCGGCGAGACGCCGACGTTCTCGAACCCGTGGCTCGCGGGCGCTATCGCCGTCTCCGCGGTGCTCCAACTGGCGGTGCTGTACACGCCGCTGAACGAGTACTTCGGGACGGTGCCGCTGGGACTCGCCGACTGGGGCCTCCTCGCCGGAACGCTCCTCCTCGCCCTCCCGGGGTATCTCGCCGTCGCCGCCTACGTTCGGCGACGCTCGCGGACGAGGTGA
- a CDS encoding DUF211 domain-containing protein yields the protein MAPVRRLVLDVLKPHDPPLPEFAERVSETEAVDGVSVSLVELDREVQNVALTAVGESLDADAVESTVEELGGTVHSVDLVACGDRVDPIRPTPRDS from the coding sequence ATGGCACCCGTTCGACGGTTGGTACTGGACGTGTTGAAACCCCACGACCCGCCGCTCCCCGAGTTCGCAGAGCGAGTCAGCGAGACCGAGGCGGTCGACGGCGTCTCCGTCTCGCTGGTCGAACTCGACAGGGAGGTGCAGAACGTCGCGCTCACCGCCGTCGGCGAATCGCTCGACGCCGACGCCGTCGAGTCGACTGTCGAGGAACTGGGCGGGACGGTCCACTCAGTCGACCTCGTGGCCTGCGGGGACCGCGTCGACCCCATCCGCCCGACGCCGCGGGACAGTTGA
- a CDS encoding VIT1/CCC1 transporter family protein, which yields MDSPRSLLRRILGDEDVLSISRRYFVSNGFDGTLTCIGVVIGSVLSGVPDGVTVVKIGLGAAVGLGTSAVWSVWEIERAETRAEIRRLERAMLTDLDDTRIEHQQRGARLFHAVMSGLGPTVGILLPLTPFLLEGTVLTLTEAAAVAVGIGIAILGVFGAYMGSISGQRWYVAAARMALAGVVVAAVNLVLPG from the coding sequence GTGGACTCCCCTCGCTCGCTACTGCGTCGAATCCTCGGCGACGAGGACGTGCTCTCCATCTCCAGACGCTACTTCGTCTCCAACGGGTTCGACGGCACACTCACCTGCATCGGCGTCGTCATCGGGTCGGTCCTCTCGGGGGTTCCCGACGGCGTGACGGTCGTCAAAATCGGCCTCGGCGCGGCCGTGGGGTTGGGAACGTCGGCCGTCTGGAGCGTCTGGGAGATAGAGCGCGCCGAGACGCGCGCGGAGATTCGCCGCCTCGAACGCGCGATGCTCACCGACTTGGACGACACGCGTATCGAGCACCAACAGCGCGGCGCGCGACTGTTCCACGCGGTCATGAGCGGCCTCGGACCGACCGTCGGCATCCTCCTCCCGTTGACGCCGTTCCTCCTCGAAGGGACGGTCCTGACACTGACCGAGGCGGCGGCCGTCGCCGTCGGTATCGGCATCGCTATCCTCGGCGTGTTCGGGGCGTATATGGGGTCCATCTCGGGCCAGCGGTGGTACGTCGCCGCGGCCCGGATGGCGCTCGCTGGCGTGGTCGTCGCCGCCGTCAACCTCGTCCTGCCGGGGTGA
- a CDS encoding pyridoxamine 5'-phosphate oxidase family protein, protein MDSDSHVAMDDEEIEAFLGNGGVGVLSLSNETDDPPYTVPVSYGYDPEGDVFYFRLAVGPDSSKPELNDRAASFVVHREEDERWRSVVADGRLEDAHEESIATDTLDGMDRVEIPLIDIFDNPTRVVSFEFYRLVPRHLTGRVESRPGNL, encoded by the coding sequence ATGGACAGTGACAGCCACGTGGCGATGGACGACGAGGAAATCGAGGCCTTCCTCGGGAACGGCGGCGTCGGCGTGCTTTCGTTGTCGAACGAGACTGACGACCCGCCCTACACGGTGCCCGTCTCCTACGGCTACGACCCAGAGGGCGACGTGTTCTACTTCCGCCTCGCGGTCGGGCCGGACAGTTCGAAACCCGAACTGAACGACCGGGCGGCCTCGTTCGTGGTGCATCGAGAGGAGGACGAGCGGTGGCGGAGCGTCGTCGCCGACGGCCGACTGGAGGACGCCCACGAGGAGTCTATCGCGACTGACACGCTCGACGGCATGGACCGCGTCGAGATACCGCTGATAGACATCTTCGACAATCCGACGCGCGTCGTCTCCTTCGAGTTCTACCGCCTCGTTCCGCGGCACCTCACCGGTCGGGTCGAATCGCGGCCGGGCAACCTCTGA
- a CDS encoding universal stress protein: MYDHILVPTDGSDHAVAAAEYAASLAEVFDATLHLLTVVDVSAAAGPFSAGGVDDEYLDRLEREAESAIDALEPAVAGVDAVRSAVVRGTPSDAVLGYTDENDVDLVVMGTHGRRGLSRYVLGSVAERVVRRSAVPVLTIRAEGAGQSVTACEDILVPTDGSGEATAAVAHAVAIAARVGATVHAVSVVDLGDVATGAEMGVPPGLVQQLEENAEAAAAAVAEAAADVGVDAVTRVDVGHPANTLLEYVEDNDVDLVAMGTHGRTGLDRVLLGSTAERLVRRAPVPVLTVSTRGRTEGGGDGIAE; the protein is encoded by the coding sequence ATGTACGACCACATCCTCGTACCGACGGACGGGAGCGACCACGCCGTCGCCGCGGCCGAGTACGCGGCGTCTCTCGCCGAGGTTTTCGACGCGACGCTGCATCTGCTCACGGTCGTCGACGTGTCGGCGGCGGCCGGGCCGTTCTCGGCGGGCGGCGTCGACGACGAGTATCTCGACCGCCTCGAACGCGAGGCGGAGTCGGCCATCGACGCCCTCGAACCGGCCGTCGCGGGCGTCGACGCTGTCCGGTCGGCGGTGGTTCGGGGAACGCCCTCAGACGCCGTCCTCGGGTACACCGACGAGAACGATGTCGACCTCGTGGTGATGGGAACCCACGGCCGTCGGGGCCTCTCGCGGTACGTCCTCGGAAGTGTCGCCGAGCGGGTCGTTCGCCGGTCGGCGGTCCCCGTGCTCACGATTCGGGCGGAGGGCGCCGGCCAGTCCGTCACGGCCTGTGAGGACATTCTCGTCCCGACGGACGGGAGCGGCGAGGCGACGGCGGCCGTTGCACACGCCGTGGCTATCGCCGCACGGGTCGGCGCGACGGTCCACGCCGTCAGCGTCGTGGACCTCGGCGACGTGGCGACAGGGGCTGAGATGGGCGTGCCGCCCGGACTGGTCCAACAGTTAGAAGAAAACGCCGAGGCCGCCGCGGCCGCCGTCGCCGAGGCCGCGGCCGACGTCGGTGTCGACGCCGTCACCCGCGTGGATGTCGGCCACCCCGCGAACACCCTCCTGGAGTACGTCGAGGACAACGACGTTGACCTCGTGGCGATGGGGACCCACGGCCGGACCGGCCTGGACCGCGTGTTGCTGGGGAGTACCGCCGAGCGACTCGTTCGCCGCGCGCCCGTGCCGGTGCTGACGGTCAGTACGCGCGGACGGACGGAAGGCGGCGGCGACGGTATCGCGGAGTGA
- a CDS encoding orc1/cdc6 family replication initiation protein: MARFTRDEDVFRDEDMLREDYQPDSIAARDDELAAYENALQPVINGAQPRNIFLYGKAGVGKTAVTRFLLSHLKQDVAAYDDVDLSVFWLNCTNFSSSYQVAANLVNLLRPANQQISTTGYPQQTVFDMLYDELEDVGGTVLLVLDEIDHIGENDDILYELPRARSNGYLDSVKPGVIGISNDFGFRETLSPKVKDTLCEEEIHFPPYQAPELESILTQRVDGALRDDALSSGVLQLCAAIAAQDTGSARQALDLLYKAGDIARTAGDPPIVEDHVRDASQELERGQIRHGMRELTHHGHLTLIATLSLAFEEAMPARVREIYPVYRSVADRSGTDPLVRRRMHDHLADLAMVGILQRTVRNEGRAGGQYHEYEFDVPLDLVCDVVRELDDIVLPNDVARHI; encoded by the coding sequence ATGGCGAGGTTCACCCGCGACGAAGACGTGTTCCGCGACGAGGACATGCTGCGGGAGGACTATCAGCCCGATTCAATCGCCGCGCGCGACGACGAACTGGCCGCCTACGAGAACGCGCTCCAACCGGTCATCAACGGCGCGCAACCGCGCAACATCTTCCTCTACGGGAAGGCGGGCGTCGGCAAGACGGCGGTCACGCGGTTCCTGCTCTCGCACCTGAAACAGGACGTGGCCGCCTACGACGACGTGGACCTCTCGGTGTTCTGGCTGAACTGCACGAACTTCTCCTCGTCGTATCAGGTCGCCGCGAACCTCGTGAACCTCCTCCGCCCGGCGAACCAGCAGATAAGCACGACCGGTTACCCCCAACAGACCGTCTTCGACATGCTGTACGACGAACTGGAAGACGTTGGCGGGACGGTGCTGCTGGTCCTGGACGAAATCGACCACATCGGCGAGAACGACGACATCCTCTACGAACTCCCGCGCGCCCGGTCGAACGGTTACCTCGACTCGGTCAAACCGGGCGTCATCGGCATCAGTAACGACTTCGGCTTCCGTGAGACGCTCTCGCCGAAGGTCAAGGACACGCTCTGCGAGGAGGAGATTCACTTCCCGCCGTATCAGGCTCCGGAACTGGAGTCGATTCTGACGCAGCGCGTCGACGGCGCGCTCCGAGACGACGCCCTCTCGTCGGGCGTCCTCCAACTCTGTGCCGCCATCGCCGCCCAAGACACCGGGAGCGCGCGGCAGGCGCTCGACTTGCTGTACAAAGCGGGGGACATCGCGCGGACGGCGGGGGACCCACCTATCGTGGAAGACCACGTCCGTGACGCGTCCCAAGAACTCGAACGCGGGCAGATTCGACACGGGATGCGCGAGTTGACACACCACGGCCACCTGACGCTCATCGCGACGCTCTCGCTGGCCTTCGAGGAGGCGATGCCCGCTCGCGTCCGCGAAATATACCCCGTCTACCGCTCCGTGGCCGACCGCTCGGGAACGGACCCGCTGGTCCGTCGACGGATGCACGACCATCTCGCCGACCTCGCGATGGTCGGGATTCTCCAGCGCACCGTCCGCAACGAGGGTCGCGCAGGCGGACAGTACCACGAGTACGAGTTCGACGTGCCGCTAGACCTCGTCTGCGACGTGGTTCGGGAACTCGACGACATCGTGTTGCCCAACGACGTGGCCCGGCATATCTGA
- a CDS encoding ABC transporter ATP-binding protein, whose translation MSDDAILELSHVDSGYGEVQVLDDLTLHLERNEIVCLIGPNGAGKSTVLKTVFGMLTPWEGSVTYHGDDIGGMAPEDIVREGIGYVPQTDNVFGSLTIDENLRMGGVARSEGLEEVMDTLYERFPLLDETRSAKARTLSGGQRQVLAFARALVMEPDVLLIDEPSAGLAPNTADDVFGHVQAVNDLDTAILMVEQNATKGLGISDRGYVLDQGTVRFEDTAEDLLDNDDVSKLYLGG comes from the coding sequence ATGTCCGACGACGCGATTCTCGAACTCTCGCACGTCGACAGCGGCTACGGCGAGGTGCAGGTCCTCGACGACCTGACGCTCCATCTCGAACGGAACGAAATCGTCTGTCTCATCGGCCCGAACGGGGCCGGGAAGTCGACGGTACTGAAGACGGTGTTCGGCATGTTGACGCCGTGGGAGGGGTCGGTCACCTACCACGGCGACGACATCGGCGGGATGGCCCCCGAGGACATCGTCCGGGAGGGTATCGGCTACGTCCCCCAGACGGACAACGTGTTCGGGTCGCTCACCATCGACGAGAACCTCCGCATGGGCGGTGTCGCCCGGTCGGAGGGTCTCGAAGAGGTCATGGACACGCTGTACGAGCGGTTCCCGCTGTTAGACGAGACGCGGTCGGCGAAGGCCCGGACGCTCTCTGGCGGCCAGCGACAGGTGCTCGCGTTCGCTCGCGCGCTGGTGATGGAACCCGACGTGCTCCTCATCGACGAACCGTCCGCGGGTCTCGCACCCAACACCGCCGACGACGTGTTCGGGCACGTACAGGCCGTCAACGACCTCGATACGGCCATCCTCATGGTCGAACAGAACGCGACGAAGGGACTCGGTATCTCGGACCGCGGGTACGTCCTCGACCAGGGGACGGTGCGGTTCGAGGACACCGCCGAGGACTTACTGGACAACGACGACGTGTCGAAACTCTATCTCGGCGGATAG
- a CDS encoding ABC transporter ATP-binding protein, with product MSEQTEVTRSDTEANLSKDDVVLRVEDLQKSFGALTATDHATFAVERGTITGLIGPNGAGKSTLFNLVSGFYEPDGGRVEVNGADVTGLEPYEIADHGLIRTFQTPRKLEGMTVREAMLVGPREQPGESFLNLFFRPGTVGERESANLEDAERILEEFEIDHLATQPATKISGGQMKLVELARAMLAEPELLLLDEPAAGVNPTLRNKLAEQIRRLNEQGTTFLLIEHDMDFVMNLADPVIVLDQGSVLMEGAPKAVQTDKRVIDAYLGGSP from the coding sequence ATGAGTGAACAGACGGAGGTGACGCGGTCGGACACGGAAGCGAATCTCTCGAAAGACGACGTGGTCCTGCGCGTCGAGGACTTACAGAAGTCCTTCGGCGCGCTGACCGCCACCGACCACGCCACGTTCGCCGTCGAACGCGGGACGATTACGGGCCTCATCGGCCCGAACGGCGCGGGGAAGTCGACGCTGTTCAACCTCGTCTCCGGGTTCTACGAACCCGACGGCGGCCGCGTCGAGGTCAACGGCGCGGACGTGACCGGGTTGGAACCGTACGAAATCGCCGACCACGGCCTCATCCGAACGTTCCAGACGCCGCGGAAACTGGAGGGGATGACGGTTCGGGAGGCGATGCTCGTCGGCCCGCGCGAGCAACCCGGCGAGTCGTTCCTGAATCTGTTCTTCAGACCCGGAACGGTCGGGGAGCGCGAATCGGCGAACCTCGAGGACGCCGAGCGCATCCTCGAAGAGTTCGAGATAGACCACCTCGCTACCCAACCAGCGACGAAGATTTCGGGCGGGCAGATGAAACTCGTCGAACTGGCCCGTGCGATGCTCGCCGAACCGGAACTGCTCTTGCTGGACGAACCCGCGGCGGGGGTCAACCCGACGCTGCGGAACAAACTCGCCGAGCAAATTCGGCGTCTCAACGAACAGGGAACCACGTTCTTGCTCATCGAACACGACATGGACTTCGTGATGAACCTCGCCGACCCGGTCATCGTCTTGGACCAGGGGAGCGTGCTGATGGAGGGCGCGCCGAAGGCGGTGCAGACCGACAAGCGCGTCATCGACGCCTACCTCGGGGGGAGTCCGTGA
- a CDS encoding branched-chain amino acid ABC transporter permease — MRVVSDPRGYWADLTGAERAVVAFIVGFAALLVVGLLTGALAPTYFLYLVGIAGMYSLLSFGLNSQWGFTGLINFSVAAFFGIGAYGTALMSASSSPIAGGFVPVVGLLVALVVAALLALAIGIPTLRLRADYLAIASLGLAEVVRLVVLNERQWTNGSAGVRGIPQFFEGWPVLATLPQTMPGLVVRPLPGTEIVLETPFWSALLNVVVVLGFVGGSYAILRRAHRSPWGRVLRTIRSDEDLARALGKNTYGFKMQSFVLGSLIMALAGVFYAHLNLFVSPGDLDPVTTFYVWVAVILGGSGSNRGALFGGFVIVAIREGTRFLSGISSFVVDLGVVALEFDLSWLTSNVAPLRLLLIGALIVLLMRYRPQGVLPPQRELIWPSVVDRAPGTLDSGVRDVQAGETDE; from the coding sequence ATGCGGGTCGTCTCCGACCCGCGGGGGTATTGGGCGGACCTCACCGGGGCCGAACGGGCCGTCGTCGCGTTTATCGTCGGGTTCGCGGCGCTCCTCGTCGTCGGCCTGCTGACGGGAGCGCTCGCGCCGACGTACTTCCTGTATCTCGTCGGCATCGCCGGGATGTACTCCCTGCTGTCGTTCGGGCTGAACTCACAGTGGGGGTTCACCGGCCTCATCAACTTCAGCGTCGCTGCCTTCTTCGGTATCGGCGCGTACGGGACGGCGCTGATGAGCGCCAGCAGTTCGCCCATCGCGGGCGGGTTCGTCCCGGTCGTCGGCCTGCTCGTCGCACTCGTGGTGGCGGCGCTCCTCGCGCTGGCTATCGGGATTCCGACGCTCCGACTGCGGGCGGACTACCTCGCCATCGCCTCGCTCGGACTGGCCGAAGTCGTCCGACTGGTCGTCCTCAACGAACGGCAGTGGACCAATGGGAGCGCGGGCGTCCGCGGCATCCCGCAGTTCTTCGAGGGGTGGCCCGTGCTGGCCACGCTCCCCCAGACGATGCCGGGACTGGTCGTCAGACCGCTCCCCGGAACGGAAATCGTCTTGGAGACGCCGTTCTGGAGCGCGCTCCTGAACGTCGTCGTCGTTCTCGGGTTCGTCGGCGGCAGTTACGCTATCCTGCGGCGCGCCCACCGCTCGCCGTGGGGCCGCGTCCTCCGGACGATTCGCTCCGACGAGGACCTCGCGCGGGCGCTGGGGAAGAACACGTACGGCTTCAAGATGCAGTCGTTCGTCCTCGGGAGCCTCATCATGGCGCTGGCTGGCGTGTTCTACGCCCACCTGAATCTGTTCGTGAGTCCCGGCGACTTAGACCCAGTGACGACGTTCTACGTCTGGGTCGCCGTCATCCTCGGTGGCAGTGGTTCGAACCGCGGGGCGCTGTTCGGCGGGTTCGTCATCGTCGCCATCCGCGAGGGGACGCGCTTCCTCAGCGGTATCAGCAGTTTCGTCGTGGACCTCGGCGTCGTCGCCCTCGAGTTCGACCTCAGTTGGCTCACCTCGAACGTCGCGCCGCTTCGCCTCCTGCTCATCGGGGCGCTCATCGTCTTGCTGATGCGCTACCGGCCGCAGGGCGTGTTGCCGCCGCAGCGCGAACTCATCTGGCCCAGCGTCGTCGACAGAGCACCGGGGACGCTGGACTCGGGCGTCCGCGACGTGCAGGCGGGTGAGACCGATGAGTGA
- a CDS encoding branched-chain amino acid ABC transporter permease produces the protein MVFDYLASGLVFSSIIVLGSIGLSLIYSIADFANFAHGDTMTVGAYAAFVTFGAVGGLGGAVLGLPYGFFVALLAGIAVAAVVAIVTEKVVYEGMNAGSIELLITSIGIAFIYRAIIQIGFGADFTRYQIQSLRPIEALLPYGVRVTVHDVAIVASAAVLVGGLHVLLQYTDLGRKMRAMADNPDLARISGIRTDRIKLWTWILGAGLAGSGGVFLGLYNQLSPRMGFNLLLLIFAAVILGGIGSVYGAMLGGFLIGMINQLTPVLSDIRLLTDMGALLPLVPDSFGITIGIEYANAIAFVIMVAVLLVRPNGIAGEAV, from the coding sequence ATGGTCTTCGACTATCTCGCTAGCGGGCTGGTGTTCAGCAGCATCATCGTGCTGGGGAGCATCGGGCTATCCCTCATCTACAGCATCGCCGACTTCGCCAACTTCGCTCACGGGGACACGATGACGGTGGGCGCGTACGCGGCGTTCGTCACGTTCGGCGCCGTCGGCGGACTCGGCGGCGCGGTGCTCGGCCTCCCGTACGGCTTCTTCGTGGCGCTACTGGCCGGTATCGCCGTCGCGGCCGTCGTCGCCATCGTCACGGAGAAAGTGGTCTACGAGGGGATGAACGCCGGTTCTATAGAACTGCTCATCACGTCTATCGGTATCGCGTTCATCTACCGCGCCATCATCCAAATCGGGTTCGGCGCGGACTTCACGCGCTATCAGATTCAGTCGCTTCGCCCTATCGAGGCGCTGCTCCCCTACGGGGTTCGAGTGACGGTCCACGACGTGGCTATCGTCGCCTCGGCCGCCGTCCTCGTCGGTGGCCTGCACGTCTTGCTCCAGTACACCGACCTCGGGCGGAAGATGCGGGCGATGGCCGACAACCCGGACCTCGCCCGTATCAGCGGCATCCGAACCGACCGCATCAAACTGTGGACGTGGATACTCGGCGCGGGACTCGCCGGGTCCGGCGGCGTCTTCCTCGGCCTCTACAACCAACTGTCGCCCCGGATGGGGTTCAACCTCCTCCTGCTCATCTTCGCCGCGGTCATCCTCGGCGGCATCGGGTCCGTCTACGGCGCGATGCTCGGCGGCTTCCTCATCGGCATGATAAACCAACTGACGCCGGTGCTGTCGGACATCAGGCTCCTGACCGACATGGGGGCGCTGTTGCCCCTCGTCCCGGACAGTTTCGGCATCACCATCGGCATCGAGTACGCCAACGCCATCGCCTTCGTCATCATGGTGGCCGTGTTGCTCGTCCGGCCGAACGGCATCGCCGGGGAGGCGGTCTGA